Genomic segment of Tomitella fengzijianii:
CTCGCCGCTGGGCCTCAACAGGACCGTCACCGAGGGAATCGTGAGCGCGCTGGACCGTCCCGTGCCGCTCGCCGGCGACGGCACCGACACGGACGCGGTCATCGACGCGATCCAGACGGACGCTGCGATCAACCCGGGCAATTCCGGCGGGCCGCTGGTGGATGCACAGGGGAGGGTCATCGGCCTCAACACGGCGATCCGCACGCTCGGAGCGGACAGCAGCGGGTCGATCGGGCTCGGATTCGCCATCCCGGTGAACACTGTGGCCGCCGTGGCCCAGGAACTGATCCACAACGGCGTCATGCACCATCCCGAGATCGGCGTCAACGCCCGCACCGTGTCCAACGACCGGGTCACCGGCGCCGAGGTGGCCAACGTGCAGGCCGACAGTCCCGCGCAGAAGGCGGGGATCCTCGAGGGCGATGTGATCGTCAAAGTAGGGGACCGGACGATCGCCGGTTCCGACGAGTTGACCGTGGCCGTGCACGAGCTGGCCATCGGTGAACCCGAGACCGTCACACTGGTGCGCGACGGGCATTCGGTCACCGTCGACGTCACTCCGCAAAGCGATTGACCGGCGGGGCGTCGCCGTCGGCGGCCGGGCCGCAAGTACCGGCAGGGCATTTCCGGTGTCGGAGCGGCGCGCCCGCAGGCGACCACGTACTCTGAGCATGTGTTCGGCAATATCGGTTGGGCTGAGATGGTGATCATCGTGATCGCCGGTCTCGTCATCCTGGGACCGGAGCGACTGCCCGGCGCCATGTCCTGGCTGGCGCGCACGGTCAAGCAGGTCCGCTCCTACGCCACCGGTGCGCAGTCACAGTTGCGCGAGGAGCTGGGCCCCGAGTTCGAAGACTTGCGTAAGCCGCTCTCGGAGCTGCAGCAACTGCGGGGCATGACCCCGCGCGCCGCCATCACCAAGCACCTCCTCGACGGAGATGATTCGCTGTTCACCGGCGAGTTCGATACCGACGGCGGCACGGGGAGGCCGCGAAACGGTGCGTCTGCGCGAGGTGGCGCTGCGCACGGCGCCGCCTCCGATCCTGGTGCCGAGAATGCAGCACCGCCTGCACCTGCCGCACCGCCTGCACCGCGGACTCCCGCCCAGGACGGGGCGGCACTGCCGCCGACGGCCTCGGGCGGGGGATCGGCCTACGACGTGGACGCCACCTAGACCGCATCCGAGCGCCGGGACCCTCGCGCTACGGGCGTGGTCGGGCCGATAGTCCGGCGCCCGGATGGGCGGTGGATCAGCGTCCGGCGGGGTCGATGCTCAACGACATTCCGGCGAGTCCGCGTTTACGGATGCTCAGCTTCTCGGCGATGGCGTTCAGCGCCGTCCCTGCCGGTGTGTCCGGCCCCGAGAGAACGATCGGCGTGCCCTCGTCGCCCGCCTCGCGTACAGCGGTGTCCAGCGGCACCTGCCCCAGCAGGGGGACGTCGGCGCCCATCGCGCGGGTGAGGTTGGCCGCGACGGCCTCGCCGCCCCCGGCGCCGAAGATCTCCATCCGGGTGCCGTCCGGCAGCTCCAGCCACGACATGTTCTCGATGACGCCGGTGATGCGCTGCCGCGTCTGCAGGGCGATGGCCCCCGCGCGCTCGGCAACCTCGGCGGCCGCCTGTTGGGGCGTGGTGACCACCAGGATCTCCGCACCCGGAATCAGCTGGGCGACCGAGATGGCGATGTCACCGGTGCCAGGGGGCAGGTCGAGCAAGAGCACGTCGAGGTCGCCCCAGAACACGTCTGCCAGGAACTGCTGGAGCGCGCGGTGCAGCATGGGGCCGCGCCATACCACAGGCGCGTTGTTGTTGGTGAACATCGCGATCGAGATCAGCCGCACATCGTGGGAGATGGGGGGCATGATCATCTTCTCCACCTGGGTGGGACGCGCGTCGGTGCCCATCATGCGCGGCACCGAATGGCCGTAGATGTCCGCGTCGAGCACGCCGACCGACAGCCCGCGTGCGGCCATGGAGGCGGCGAGGTTGACGGTGACGCTGGACTTTCCGACGCCGCCCTTGCCCGAGGCCACGGCGTAGACGCGGGTCATCGAGCCGGGCTGCGCGAACGGGATCACCGGGTCGGCGGAGTCGCCGCGCAGGCTCCGGCGGAGCTCGGTGCGTTGCTCGTCGCTCATCACGTCGAGTTCCACGCGCACGGCCGCCACCCCTGGCACGTCGGCGGCGGCGCGGGTGACTCGATCGCTGATCTCGCTGCGCATGGGGCAGCCGGCGACCGTCAAGTAGATGCCGATGTCTACGGTGCCGTCGTCGGCGATGGTGATGTTGCGGACCATCCCCAGCTCGGTGATGGGTTTACGGATCTCCGGGTCGTCGACGCGCGCCAGTGCCGCGCGGACTGCGGATTCGGTGAGCTCGGTCATCGCTTCCGATCATAGGACGCGTGGCGGCGCGACGGACAATCCCGCCGTCCGGTTGCAATCCAGGTCACCTGCCAGGGCGCGGCGGGGGTGCGTTCGCCGTCACTTGAACGAATGTTCCTTTTAAACGAACATACACGGTGAAAACGGGAGTGGCAGATGCCGCGGCGGTGCCCGGCCGGGTCGGACTCACGGCGCCGGCGTCTCCGGGGCGGGTTGCGGCGCCGGACTCTGCGTTCCCTCCGCTGCCGGTGCGGGTTCCGGAGGCGGAGGCGGCGGACAGTTGAACAGGCACGGCAGCTCGATCTTCGGCAGCTCGATCTTGGGCAACTGCACCGGAGGCAGTCCGGGCACCTCGACGGTGGTCGCGGGGATGTCGGTGCCGGGGAGGGTTTCCGGGGCCGGTGCCTTCGGCGGCGCCGGCGGATCCGGGAGGACCTCCGGTGTGGGCGCCGGATCCGCGCCGTCGGGCGCGTCGATGGCCGTTTCGTCCGGCGAGATCGGCGGGAGCTCGCTGGGCGTGGGGTAGGCGCCCGTGGCGTAGGCATGCGCCCAGGCCTGCACGTTCTTCACGTATGCCATCGAGTGGTTGTACGTGAGGATGGCGCCGGTCGTTGCGGCGGGGTCGGACAGGTTGCCGCCGGACGCACACAGTAGACGCCCGGCGGCGAAGGTGGCGTCGTAGACGTTGTTGGGGTCCGCCACGCCGTCGTTGTTGCCGTCCGCGCCGTAGTGGCTCCACGTCCCCGGCATGAACTGCATCGGGCCGACGGCGCGGTCATATGAGGCGTGGCCGTCGACGGCGCCTCCGTCCGTGTCGGTGATGACCGCGTTGCCGGCGAGGTGGCCGTCGAGCACCGGACCGAGAATCTTTGTCGTGGTGTTGCCCCGGGAATCCGCCGCACCTCCGGAGGCGTGGCCCGACTCGATCTTGCCGATGCCTGCCAACAGGTTCCAGGGCAGCCCGCATGACGGCTGGATCTGCGCCATGAGGTCGGCTGCGTGCTTGTAGGCGTTGAGCATGATCCCGGGGATCCCCAGCGGACCCGGGGCGAACTGCACCACGTCGCCCACCAGTGCCGCCGGGTTCACGGGCGCGTTGCCGGAGCCCGCGGCGGATGACGAGGCGTCGGGCTCCGGGGCGGTGTGGTAGCCCGGAATCGGCCGCATAGCGGAGGCGACCACGCCTACGGGCGTGGGCTGGACTGTCTCCTGCGCGGCGATGCGGACCTGCATGGAGCGTTCTGCGGGGGCCGCATGCGACCCGGGCAGAACGCCGCCGGGCCCGGCGGCGGCAAGCGCTGCGAATCCCAGGGGGAGCAGTGCGATGAGCGCGACCCGTGCGCGCCGGCCATGCGACGCCACCGACCGTGACGATGATGTGCGCCTGCGGCGAATCGACGCCGTCCTCCACGAACCGCTCAACTGAACGACCCCCATCCAGACCGAAACCCGAATGTGACCAAGGCTACAGAACGCCGGATCCTCGCGCAGCGCGAATCGTGAACGCGTGGCGCCGCGTTGCGGGAGCACGGGTAGGCCGCGCAAGTGCCGATGGTCACATTGAGGTCATCGCCGGGGAGGGGAGCAGGCGTTACCCGTCCCGAGGGCGGTCCAGCGGCCGGCGCGCGGACTGCGAGTCGACGTCCGCGCCGGAACCGCGCGGTCCGCGTGCGGAGTCGGACCCGTCGTCCGTGTGCCCGTCCTCCGGGGTCTGTTCGAGGAGTTCACGGATATCGTCGAGTTCGCGTCGCAGGTAGTCGCGTGTGGCGACCTCGCCGACCGCGATCCGCAGCGACGCCAGCTCCCGTGCCAGAAACTCGGTGTCGGCCTTCGTCTGCGTCGCGCGGGCCCTGTCCTCCTCCATCGAGATCCGGTCCCGGTTCTCCTGCCTGTTCTGCGCCAGCAGGATCAGCGGTGCGGCGTAAGCGGCCTGCGTGGAGAACGCGAGATTGAGCAGGATGAACGGGTAGGGGTCCCAGCGCAACTTGACGGCGGCGACGTTGAGGATGATCCACACGATCACTACGACAGTCTGGATGGCCAGATAGCGGACCGTGCCGAAGAACCGGGCGATCTGCTCACTGATCCGCCCCGCGGCCTCCGGGTCGACGTGCAGGTGGAGCCGGCGGCGGTCGCGGGGCGTGTCGAGCCGCTGCGATCCCGTTGCTCGGCGTGTGCGGGAATCAGACATCGTCGGCCCCTCCCTGCTGTGCGGCGCCGCCCGTCGCCGTGCGGGTGGCCCCGACCCGGAGCCGCGCGTGCGGCGGAATCGGGTGGTCGACCACGATCTCGGAATCGACCAGATCACCGTCGCGTTCCCGCCAGTCGTCGGGCAGCAGGTGGTCGAGCAGATCGTCGACGCTCACCGCGCCCAGCAGGTGGCCCTCGTCGTCCACGACCGGACCACAGACGAGGTTGTAGGTGGCGAAGTAGCGGGTGACGCGGGCCAGGCTGTCGGCGGGGTCCAGGCGCGGCAGGTCGTTGTCGACCACCCCGCCGACCATCGCCGCCGGTGGCTCGCGCAGCAGCGCCTGCATGTGCACGCAGCCCATGTACCGGCCCGTGGGCGTCACGGTGGGCGGGCGGGTGACCAGCACCATGCTGGAGAGGGCCGGGGTGAGGTCGGGGTGGCGCAGGCGCGCCAACGCCTCGGCGACCGTGGTGTCCGGCGTCAACACGACCGGCTTCGGGGTCATCAACCCGCCTGCGGTGTCCGGCGAATGTTCCAGCAGGCGTCGCACCGGGGCGGAATCCTCCGGGTCCATCAACTGCAGGAACGACTCGGCCTCCGGCTCGGCGAGTTCACCCAGCAGGTCTGCCGCGTCGTCGGGGTCCATGGCCTCGAGAACGTCGACCGCGCGGCTCTCGCCCAGGTGGGTGAGCAGGTCGGTCTGGTCGTCGGTGGGCAGCTCCTGGACGACGTCCGCAAGGCGTTCGTCGTCGAGCGCCGCTGCCAGTTCGTGGCGCCGCTTGTCCGGAAGCTCGCGCATCGCGATCGCCAGGTCCGCGGGGCGCATTCCCTCGAACTGGGTGAGCAGTTCGGTGGCGCCTTGCCCGGGCAGCGTCAGCGCGTACTGATCGAGGCCGTCGACGTACTTCCAGTCGGTCACGCGGATCCCGGAACGGCGGCCGAGCCGGGGTCGACGCTTGCGCACCGCGACGCGGTTCACCACCCAGTCTCGTGAACGGGTGCGCTCGAGTCCCAGATCCACCACCACGGAATCGCCGTCGGCGAGGTCCTCGAGCTCCGGATCCGTCACCCGCACTCGGGAATCCAGGACTTCGCCGAAAACCAAGGTCTCAGTGGGCCTCCGCGTGAACCTGCGCAGAGAGACAGTACCGGTGGTCAGCGTGATCGAGGTGGGCTCGACGGAGGTGACGCGGAGCATCGGGACGAAGATGCGGCGGCGGGTGGCGAGCTCCACCACGAGCCCGAGCACACGCGGGGGTTGCCGCCCGAGCCGCAGGGCGATGACAAGGTCGCGGACTCTGCCTATCGACTCGCCATCCGGGCCCAGGACCAGAAGTCCCGTGAGCCGGGCGGCGTACAACTTGTTCACCGGAGCCATGGGGCAAGGCTAAAGCGTGCGGGTCGGTTGCGTCGCTTGCCCACACCGGCCGGGGCTGTAAGGCTTGCCGGTATGACCAATTCCATGCCGGGCGGGTCCGTTCCGGGGGGACCGCAGCGCGGTCGCGGACTGCCCACGCCGCCCACAGGGTGGCCCATCGCCTCGTACGGCACCTATGCGGACGCCCAGCGTGCCGTCGACCACCTCGCAGACAGCCAATTCCCGGTGGAGAAGGTCACGATCGTCGGCGTCGACCTCATGCAGGTCGAACGCGTGCTTGGCCGGCTCACGTGGGCGAAGGTGCTCGCGGGCGGGCTCGTCTCCGGGGCGTGGCTCGGCGTGTTCTTCGGACTTCTGCTGGGGATCGTCACCGGCGGATTCCTGGGACCGCTGCTGCTCGGCCTCGTCGGCGGCGTCATATTCGGCCTGATCTCGACGTCGGTGCCGTACGCGGCCTCGCGCGGCCAGCGGGACTTCGCCTCCACGATGCAGCTCGTCGCCGGCCGGTATGACGTGCTTTGCGACCCCAGCCGCGCCGAGGAGGGCCGCGACATCCTCGCACGGCTGGGGCTGTGAGTACGGCTATGGACTCGGCGGTGGCGATCCGCCTTCAGGACGCGTGATCCGGGTCTTTCCTGAATACGGGAATCCCAGTTCGCTCTGGCCCTCGAAGGAGCTAGAGCTCCTGCAATCGGACCGGCCGTATGTCCTCCCCGGCGACATCGGGATCGACGATGCGCTCGGGGACGAGATACTCGCGTGGACGGACATCTTTCAGAAGTACTTGGTCGAGGAGTACGAGGATTTCGATAGAAGACCACGCTGGGCCCCGGACATCAGCGCTTTCGACTGGTACGACGAAGGACGGCGGATAGTCTCGCAGCTCCGCGCGAAGTTCCCCGACGTGCAGGTTCTGGCGCAATTCGGAAAATACGTGCTCTCTGTGAACGAGATGAGGGAGAACGTCGGCCGACTGCCGATCAGCATGCCCGGCGAATGCAGGACCGGGTACATCGGCATCCGCGACTTCGTCGGGCAGAATTCGCA
This window contains:
- the tatB gene encoding Sec-independent protein translocase protein TatB, translated to MFGNIGWAEMVIIVIAGLVILGPERLPGAMSWLARTVKQVRSYATGAQSQLREELGPEFEDLRKPLSELQQLRGMTPRAAITKHLLDGDDSLFTGEFDTDGGTGRPRNGASARGGAAHGAASDPGAENAAPPAPAAPPAPRTPAQDGAALPPTASGGGSAYDVDAT
- a CDS encoding Mrp/NBP35 family ATP-binding protein, whose product is MTELTESAVRAALARVDDPEIRKPITELGMVRNITIADDGTVDIGIYLTVAGCPMRSEISDRVTRAAADVPGVAAVRVELDVMSDEQRTELRRSLRGDSADPVIPFAQPGSMTRVYAVASGKGGVGKSSVTVNLAASMAARGLSVGVLDADIYGHSVPRMMGTDARPTQVEKMIMPPISHDVRLISIAMFTNNNAPVVWRGPMLHRALQQFLADVFWGDLDVLLLDLPPGTGDIAISVAQLIPGAEILVVTTPQQAAAEVAERAGAIALQTRQRITGVIENMSWLELPDGTRMEIFGAGGGEAVAANLTRAMGADVPLLGQVPLDTAVREAGDEGTPIVLSGPDTPAGTALNAIAEKLSIRKRGLAGMSLSIDPAGR
- a CDS encoding lytic transglycosylase domain-containing protein, with amino-acid sequence MASHGRRARVALIALLPLGFAALAAAGPGGVLPGSHAAPAERSMQVRIAAQETVQPTPVGVVASAMRPIPGYHTAPEPDASSSAAGSGNAPVNPAALVGDVVQFAPGPLGIPGIMLNAYKHAADLMAQIQPSCGLPWNLLAGIGKIESGHASGGAADSRGNTTTKILGPVLDGHLAGNAVITDTDGGAVDGHASYDRAVGPMQFMPGTWSHYGADGNNDGVADPNNVYDATFAAGRLLCASGGNLSDPAATTGAILTYNHSMAYVKNVQAWAHAYATGAYPTPSELPPISPDETAIDAPDGADPAPTPEVLPDPPAPPKAPAPETLPGTDIPATTVEVPGLPPVQLPKIELPKIELPCLFNCPPPPPPEPAPAAEGTQSPAPQPAPETPAP
- a CDS encoding DUF1003 domain-containing protein, producing the protein MSDSRTRRATGSQRLDTPRDRRRLHLHVDPEAAGRISEQIARFFGTVRYLAIQTVVVIVWIILNVAAVKLRWDPYPFILLNLAFSTQAAYAAPLILLAQNRQENRDRISMEEDRARATQTKADTEFLARELASLRIAVGEVATRDYLRRELDDIRELLEQTPEDGHTDDGSDSARGPRGSGADVDSQSARRPLDRPRDG
- a CDS encoding magnesium transporter MgtE N-terminal domain-containing protein; translated protein: MAPVNKLYAARLTGLLVLGPDGESIGRVRDLVIALRLGRQPPRVLGLVVELATRRRIFVPMLRVTSVEPTSITLTTGTVSLRRFTRRPTETLVFGEVLDSRVRVTDPELEDLADGDSVVVDLGLERTRSRDWVVNRVAVRKRRPRLGRRSGIRVTDWKYVDGLDQYALTLPGQGATELLTQFEGMRPADLAIAMRELPDKRRHELAAALDDERLADVVQELPTDDQTDLLTHLGESRAVDVLEAMDPDDAADLLGELAEPEAESFLQLMDPEDSAPVRRLLEHSPDTAGGLMTPKPVVLTPDTTVAEALARLRHPDLTPALSSMVLVTRPPTVTPTGRYMGCVHMQALLREPPAAMVGGVVDNDLPRLDPADSLARVTRYFATYNLVCGPVVDDEGHLLGAVSVDDLLDHLLPDDWRERDGDLVDSEIVVDHPIPPHARLRVGATRTATGGAAQQGGADDV
- a CDS encoding general stress protein, which encodes MTNSMPGGSVPGGPQRGRGLPTPPTGWPIASYGTYADAQRAVDHLADSQFPVEKVTIVGVDLMQVERVLGRLTWAKVLAGGLVSGAWLGVFFGLLLGIVTGGFLGPLLLGLVGGVIFGLISTSVPYAASRGQRDFASTMQLVAGRYDVLCDPSRAEEGRDILARLGL